Proteins from a genomic interval of Symmachiella macrocystis:
- a CDS encoding serine/threonine-protein kinase has translation MDNNTEVESNTNTGSEAWTLLAGHVEGFVAAWDGENAPPSISDFLPETTGPLRRLALLEAIKIDLEYRWLHHSLPRKVEEYLTEFPDLSDEGFPCDLVYEEFHIRKQAGEDVDPQEYFERFPQQVELIGRHLGIDTPYTPTALFQPKAADKLLEIQAGDRLEDFDLLATLGKGAFATVFLARQISMHRMVALKISADQGAEPQTLAQFDHENIVRVYDQRALPDAGLRLLYMQCVRGGTLHPVVNHVQETPAEKRTGRLLLKAVDRALDDHGEAAPAESSLRKRLAGMRWPEVICWIGSRLADALDYAHRRGVLHRDIKPANVLLTGEGAPKLADFNVSFSSAVSDVTPAAYFGGSLPYMSPEQLEAFHPGHIREAASLDERSDIYSLGVVLWELLTGYRPFRDGHLEEGWTATLDQMIDRRHAGVGEEAIKSLPKKIPHGLKTVLLSCLAADPQARPQSGHELAQQLELCLQPRLQDILNPPERGWQRWVLAYPMVALILAAFVPNLLAARFNYVVNNVDIMPLIEAASPLARPTFEKLVMWINGIAFPLGLGLAGYLASPVFKTIRERGRGVKHSVEHLAQMRNRSLELGHYAACIGILLWTIAGIAYPICFRIVVGSNMPLRVYPHFIASLSISGLIAASYPFLVVTFFTIRAYYPALLSLDQLPRQNFERLARLGRRTRIYFVLSVLIIFVTILVLVASDTKAKFAVSILCVAGIIGSYLAFLLYRAIQGDLAVLSIPAIQSGESSDIHSESVEALASGTWNP, from the coding sequence GTGGATAACAACACAGAAGTCGAGTCCAACACAAACACCGGCAGCGAAGCTTGGACATTATTGGCCGGGCATGTCGAAGGTTTTGTCGCCGCCTGGGACGGAGAAAACGCGCCCCCTTCGATCAGCGATTTCCTCCCCGAGACCACTGGCCCACTGCGTCGACTGGCGCTGTTGGAAGCAATCAAGATCGACTTGGAATACCGCTGGTTGCATCACAGCTTGCCGCGTAAGGTCGAGGAGTATCTAACGGAGTTTCCCGACCTGTCCGACGAAGGGTTTCCCTGTGATCTGGTTTACGAAGAATTTCATATTCGCAAACAGGCCGGCGAGGACGTCGATCCGCAGGAGTATTTCGAGCGTTTCCCCCAACAGGTGGAGTTGATCGGCCGACATTTGGGGATTGACACGCCTTATACGCCGACGGCGCTGTTTCAGCCCAAGGCAGCGGACAAACTTTTGGAGATTCAAGCGGGGGACCGTCTAGAGGATTTTGATCTGCTGGCGACGCTGGGCAAGGGGGCGTTTGCCACCGTGTTTTTGGCCCGCCAGATTTCGATGCATCGCATGGTTGCTTTGAAAATCTCAGCCGACCAGGGAGCCGAACCGCAGACGCTGGCGCAATTCGACCACGAAAACATCGTCCGCGTTTATGATCAACGAGCATTGCCTGATGCAGGTTTGCGGCTGCTGTATATGCAATGTGTTCGTGGCGGAACCTTGCACCCTGTCGTCAATCACGTGCAGGAAACACCCGCTGAGAAACGGACGGGGCGATTGTTACTTAAGGCGGTTGATCGCGCGTTGGATGATCATGGCGAAGCGGCACCCGCTGAATCGTCGCTGCGCAAACGGCTGGCCGGCATGCGTTGGCCGGAGGTCATCTGCTGGATCGGCAGCCGCTTGGCCGATGCGCTGGATTATGCCCATCGTCGCGGCGTATTGCATCGCGATATCAAACCCGCCAACGTGTTGCTCACCGGCGAGGGAGCACCCAAACTGGCCGATTTTAATGTCAGTTTCAGTTCTGCCGTTTCCGACGTAACACCCGCCGCTTATTTTGGCGGCAGCCTGCCCTACATGTCGCCCGAACAACTCGAAGCCTTCCATCCCGGCCACATTCGCGAAGCCGCGTCGCTGGACGAACGGAGCGATATCTATTCGTTGGGGGTCGTGTTGTGGGAACTCTTGACCGGATACCGACCGTTTCGCGATGGACACCTGGAAGAGGGATGGACGGCAACGCTCGATCAAATGATCGACCGCCGTCACGCAGGCGTCGGCGAAGAAGCCATCAAGTCGCTGCCTAAAAAAATCCCGCACGGCCTGAAAACCGTTTTGCTCTCCTGTCTCGCCGCCGATCCACAGGCCCGTCCACAATCGGGCCATGAACTGGCGCAACAACTCGAGTTGTGTTTGCAGCCCCGGTTGCAGGATATTCTCAATCCCCCCGAACGAGGATGGCAACGTTGGGTGTTGGCCTATCCAATGGTCGCGCTGATTCTGGCGGCTTTTGTGCCGAACCTCTTGGCGGCGCGTTTTAACTATGTCGTCAACAACGTCGATATCATGCCGTTGATCGAGGCCGCCTCGCCGTTGGCCCGGCCCACGTTCGAGAAACTGGTGATGTGGATCAACGGAATCGCCTTTCCGCTCGGCCTGGGCTTAGCCGGCTATTTGGCATCTCCCGTGTTCAAAACCATTCGCGAGCGCGGTCGCGGCGTGAAGCACAGCGTGGAACATCTGGCGCAGATGCGCAACCGGTCTTTAGAGTTAGGACACTATGCCGCCTGCATTGGAATCTTACTATGGACGATCGCAGGAATCGCTTATCCGATTTGTTTTCGCATCGTGGTTGGCAGTAATATGCCGCTGCGGGTCTATCCGCATTTTATCGCGTCCTTGTCGATTAGCGGTTTGATTGCTGCTTCCTATCCGTTTTTGGTGGTGACGTTCTTCACGATCCGCGCTTACTATCCGGCCCTCTTATCGCTCGATCAACTGCCGCGGCAAAACTTCGAACGGCTGGCCCGCTTAGGGCGTCGCACACGGATTTATTTCGTGCTGTCTGTGTTGATTATTTTTGTAACGATTTTAGTTTTGGTGGCTAGCGATACCAAAGCAAAATTCGCCGTCTCGATTTTGTGCGTCGCCGGAATCATCGGTTCCTATTTAGCATTTCTACTCTATCGCGCCATCCAAGGAGACTTAGCCGTCCTCTCCATCCCGGCGATCCAATCGGGCGAGTCGAGCGACATCCACAGCGAATCCGTCGAAGCCCTCGCCTCAGGCACATGGAATCCATGA
- a CDS encoding DUF1549 domain-containing protein — translation MMQRKADFDIPSTLRRGCLTVVILLGAFSAARADDPLHVRIDRLIDETQIGPVAEDCTDAEFLRRVTLDLNGTIPTADEARAFLDDPSPDKRTALVDRALNRPRYARHLATVLDVMLMERRRDTHVKSPEWHTYLHDSVVANKPFNQLAREILSADGVDDAMRPAAKFYLDRLGEPHLLTRDVGRIFFGRDMQCAQCHDHPLIDDYLQDDYFGIFAFLQRGTLFVDKKAKKSFFAETADGEAVFTSVFTAVKGETGPRLPGQLIIEDPAIAAAEAYTVKPAKDVRPVPKYSRRAALAEHATDGTNRVFNRNIANRLWAHMMGRGLVEPVDLHHPSNPPVHPELLELLADEFVAMNFDMRAFLRELALTKTYRRGFDMPAELAADSPDIESHLSRVTADHAQRAAAVAVLEKEVDTLLDGVLAAQEAMFDVESENTKAIAALAAVQKQSTAAAKTLADSKQKLSKQEQALTVLNEAVAKADEVVKQFPKDAEFTAAAETYRKRVKTSTDEIAALKTLIEKQTVAAKAAAEKTVAPASAAKAAADKLAAATQTVEQLRKLYLKKLYAYRDARTLAKHREQQLEHLNAILAYRQSTEKQQALVADVATARNELTRVQTAALQAESEVETALAKVTVPQQRHATALKHAQLIRAQHADKHKLARQVSEAATAGQAALALLPEDEGLKSSTGQLAELAAQLNNDLSPLTEQLRMTEAKVTEAAAVMHAAQKELAAAQEKQQQAKQLTIDTDAKLQAALQAQQTHTALVDMGYQDLTEQFAGRFATSALKPLTPEQLSWSIMQATGVVAKQSSAAVAKLDKKNPPAPPQRETLLEATVNEKLKGNVRLFIKTFGAGGGQPQDEFFATVDQALFFTNGKKIQSWLNPSGGNLTDRLKKLKDPAACAEELYLAIFTRRPTEQEATAVVEYLQVESESDQTAAFQEIAWAMLTSAEFRFGH, via the coding sequence ATGATGCAGCGAAAAGCGGATTTTGACATTCCCTCGACTCTGAGACGCGGTTGTTTGACCGTGGTGATTTTGCTGGGAGCGTTCTCCGCAGCCCGTGCCGATGATCCGCTGCATGTGCGAATCGATCGGCTGATCGACGAAACGCAAATCGGCCCGGTTGCCGAGGATTGTACCGATGCCGAATTCTTGCGGCGGGTCACACTGGACCTCAACGGCACCATCCCAACCGCCGACGAAGCCCGCGCATTTCTCGATGATCCCTCGCCCGACAAACGGACTGCCCTGGTGGATCGCGCACTGAACCGGCCACGTTACGCCCGGCATCTGGCTACGGTGTTGGATGTGATGTTGATGGAACGTCGCCGCGATACGCATGTCAAATCGCCCGAATGGCACACGTACTTGCACGATTCGGTGGTCGCCAATAAGCCGTTCAATCAACTGGCCCGCGAAATCCTCAGTGCGGATGGCGTGGACGATGCGATGCGACCGGCCGCCAAGTTCTATCTGGATCGTCTGGGTGAACCGCATTTGCTCACCCGCGATGTCGGACGCATTTTCTTCGGCCGCGACATGCAATGCGCGCAATGCCACGACCACCCGTTGATTGATGATTACCTGCAAGATGACTACTTCGGCATTTTTGCGTTCCTCCAACGCGGCACTTTGTTCGTCGATAAAAAAGCCAAGAAATCGTTCTTCGCCGAAACAGCTGACGGAGAAGCGGTCTTTACGTCGGTGTTCACTGCTGTGAAAGGCGAGACCGGTCCTCGGTTGCCAGGTCAATTGATCATCGAGGACCCAGCCATTGCTGCTGCTGAGGCTTACACCGTCAAGCCGGCCAAAGATGTCCGCCCCGTTCCCAAATACAGCCGCCGTGCCGCCTTGGCAGAGCACGCAACCGACGGCACGAATCGTGTTTTCAATCGGAATATCGCAAATCGGCTGTGGGCACACATGATGGGCCGCGGTTTGGTCGAGCCGGTCGACCTGCACCATCCGAGCAATCCGCCTGTGCATCCCGAGTTGTTGGAACTGCTTGCCGACGAATTTGTCGCCATGAATTTTGACATGCGGGCCTTCCTGCGGGAACTGGCCCTGACCAAGACGTATCGTCGCGGATTCGACATGCCGGCGGAATTGGCTGCTGACTCGCCGGACATTGAAAGTCATCTTTCCCGCGTCACAGCCGACCATGCCCAACGTGCCGCAGCTGTCGCAGTGTTGGAAAAAGAAGTCGACACCCTGCTTGATGGCGTACTGGCGGCGCAGGAAGCGATGTTCGACGTCGAATCAGAAAACACCAAAGCCATCGCCGCACTGGCCGCCGTCCAAAAACAGAGCACCGCCGCCGCAAAAACCTTAGCGGACTCGAAGCAAAAGCTGTCAAAACAAGAACAAGCGCTCACTGTGCTCAACGAGGCAGTGGCTAAAGCGGATGAAGTGGTCAAACAGTTTCCCAAAGATGCGGAATTCACGGCGGCCGCTGAAACCTATCGCAAACGCGTAAAAACATCGACGGACGAAATTGCGGCGCTCAAGACACTCATCGAGAAACAAACCGTTGCCGCAAAGGCCGCCGCGGAAAAAACAGTCGCACCGGCCAGCGCCGCTAAGGCCGCAGCGGATAAACTGGCAGCGGCAACACAGACAGTCGAGCAACTTCGCAAACTGTACCTGAAAAAACTCTATGCCTATCGTGACGCACGCACACTCGCCAAACATCGCGAGCAACAACTGGAGCATCTCAACGCGATCCTGGCCTATCGCCAATCGACCGAGAAACAACAGGCACTGGTCGCCGATGTTGCCACAGCGCGCAACGAATTGACCCGCGTGCAAACAGCGGCCCTCCAAGCCGAGTCGGAGGTTGAAACCGCTCTGGCCAAGGTAACCGTGCCGCAGCAACGGCATGCCACGGCCCTAAAGCATGCCCAGTTGATTCGTGCGCAGCACGCCGACAAACACAAACTCGCCCGGCAAGTGTCCGAAGCAGCCACAGCCGGACAGGCAGCGTTGGCTTTGCTCCCTGAAGACGAAGGCCTCAAGTCCAGCACTGGCCAATTGGCGGAATTGGCCGCACAATTAAACAACGACCTATCGCCGCTCACCGAGCAACTCAGAATGACCGAAGCGAAGGTCACCGAAGCCGCCGCCGTAATGCATGCCGCACAAAAAGAACTGGCAGCTGCGCAGGAGAAACAGCAACAGGCCAAACAGCTCACCATCGATACTGACGCAAAACTACAAGCTGCTCTCCAGGCCCAGCAAACGCACACCGCACTGGTTGACATGGGCTACCAGGATCTGACCGAACAATTCGCAGGACGGTTCGCAACCAGCGCGCTGAAGCCGCTGACGCCGGAACAATTGTCCTGGAGCATCATGCAGGCGACGGGAGTCGTCGCGAAACAGTCCTCCGCAGCCGTTGCAAAATTGGACAAAAAGAATCCACCCGCGCCGCCGCAACGGGAGACACTGCTGGAAGCCACAGTCAATGAGAAATTAAAGGGCAACGTCCGTCTGTTCATAAAAACCTTTGGTGCCGGCGGCGGACAGCCCCAGGACGAGTTTTTCGCCACGGTCGACCAAGCCCTGTTTTTCACCAACGGGAAAAAAATTCAAAGTTGGCTGAACCCTTCCGGTGGCAATTTGACCGATCGGCTTAAAAAATTAAAAGACCCCGCGGCTTGCGCCGAGGAGCTCTACTTGGCAATATTCACCCGCCGGCCGACCGAGCAAGAAGCGACCGCAGTGGTCGAGTACCTCCAGGTCGAGTCGGAATCAGACCAAACAGCCGCCTTTCAGGAAATTGCCTGGGCCATGCTGACATCAGCCGAGTTTCGTTTTGGACACTGA
- a CDS encoding DUF1501 domain-containing protein, with protein sequence MRCDYACGTADHGIARRQFLGGLAAGSAAGIVGGLGTLAQPAAAKELATSQKRVLLFFMSGGLSQLESWDPKPKTDTGGPFRAIPTSVPGTHISELLPLTAQQMHHLAIVRSVNTKENEHGKGRFMMECGRRQMAGAKYPHIGAVAAKALSPANATLPGHIHITPGGSGGRSDNAAYLGPKYASIILGNGKPPQNSARAAELTVDADSRRNAFRRQLNNRFTARRKTAETDVYTYNYEQAQQLMRQGEVFDVSKEPAADHERYGTHAFGKHCLLARRLLESGITFVQVSHSNYDTHNENFNFHLEQVGEFDRSFSAIVNDLAVRGMLESTLIVVMSEFGRTPRINSRYGRDHWGTAWSVVLGGGRIHPGAVYGATNKNGTAVSDKEVDHGQLFHTYLQAVGLDSTQSFHVGGRELPMADPAASAIDELLV encoded by the coding sequence ATGCGTTGTGACTATGCTTGTGGAACGGCGGATCATGGAATTGCGCGTCGTCAATTTCTCGGCGGCTTGGCAGCCGGGAGTGCGGCGGGCATCGTCGGTGGTCTCGGGACCTTGGCCCAACCAGCCGCCGCCAAGGAGTTGGCAACGTCGCAAAAACGCGTGTTGTTGTTCTTTATGTCGGGAGGTTTGAGCCAATTAGAAAGCTGGGATCCCAAGCCCAAGACCGACACCGGCGGACCGTTTCGCGCCATCCCCACCAGCGTGCCAGGGACGCATATCTCTGAACTGCTACCGCTCACTGCACAACAGATGCATCATTTGGCGATCGTGCGGAGCGTGAACACCAAAGAGAACGAGCACGGCAAAGGCAGGTTTATGATGGAGTGCGGACGCCGGCAAATGGCCGGGGCGAAATATCCGCATATCGGAGCTGTGGCCGCCAAGGCCTTGTCCCCCGCAAACGCCACATTGCCGGGACACATCCACATCACGCCCGGTGGCAGCGGCGGTCGCAGCGACAACGCCGCCTACTTAGGCCCCAAATATGCCAGCATTATTCTGGGGAATGGCAAGCCGCCGCAAAATTCAGCACGTGCAGCGGAACTGACCGTTGATGCGGATAGCCGCCGCAACGCATTTCGCCGCCAACTGAACAACCGCTTTACGGCTCGTCGAAAGACCGCCGAGACCGATGTCTATACCTACAACTACGAACAGGCGCAACAGTTGATGCGGCAAGGAGAGGTGTTCGACGTCTCGAAAGAACCGGCCGCTGATCACGAACGATATGGAACACACGCATTCGGCAAACATTGCTTGCTGGCACGGAGGCTGCTGGAAAGCGGTATCACCTTCGTACAGGTCTCGCACTCCAATTACGACACGCACAACGAAAATTTCAATTTCCACCTCGAACAAGTGGGCGAATTCGACCGGTCGTTTTCTGCCATTGTCAACGACTTAGCCGTGCGGGGCATGTTGGAGAGCACGCTGATCGTCGTCATGTCCGAATTCGGCCGCACACCACGAATCAACTCCCGTTACGGCCGCGACCACTGGGGGACCGCTTGGTCGGTGGTTTTGGGTGGCGGCCGCATCCATCCCGGCGCCGTCTATGGTGCGACCAACAAGAACGGTACCGCCGTCTCTGACAAAGAAGTCGACCACGGGCAATTGTTCCATACCTACCTGCAGGCTGTGGGATTGGATTCCACGCAAAGCTTCCATGTCGGAGGTCGTGAATTGCCCATGGCCGATCCCGCGGCTTCGGCAATCGACGAATTGTTAGTCTAG
- a CDS encoding WD40 repeat domain-containing protein, which yields MAADPKQTHVATQWKHDSRFICCRFDPQGRYVFAGAEDYAIHRFEVDTGTKVTLPEHDCWVRAFAFTPDGATMVSGGSDGQLVWWPVADAQPKPQRMVAAHDGWIRALAVSPDGKILASGGNDNRLKLWNIADGTLIHESPSHDSNVYSTFFHPGGEFILSGTLLGTVKQWKVATGKLVREFDAKTLHTYNGGQAVDYGGIRSMALSPDGQHFACGGLHKASNPLGAVNEPLVELFEWESQKKKVSHFSDGKKGIIWRVVYHPDAFLIGGCGGSGGGLLFFWKPDQDKPFHTVKLPDTVRDMDLHPDGLRIATAHYDHHIRISSMTPKA from the coding sequence ATGGCAGCTGACCCGAAACAAACACACGTCGCCACGCAGTGGAAACACGACAGCCGCTTCATTTGCTGTCGATTCGATCCGCAGGGCCGCTACGTATTTGCCGGGGCTGAGGATTATGCGATTCATCGTTTCGAGGTCGACACCGGCACCAAGGTGACTTTGCCCGAGCATGACTGCTGGGTCCGTGCCTTTGCGTTCACACCCGATGGCGCAACGATGGTTTCCGGCGGCAGTGATGGGCAACTGGTTTGGTGGCCGGTTGCCGATGCGCAGCCCAAGCCACAACGCATGGTGGCCGCACACGATGGTTGGATTCGCGCTCTCGCGGTCAGTCCGGATGGTAAAATCCTCGCCAGCGGCGGCAATGACAACCGCTTAAAGCTGTGGAATATCGCCGATGGCACGCTGATTCACGAATCTCCGTCGCACGACAGCAACGTCTACAGCACGTTTTTTCATCCGGGCGGCGAGTTTATCCTGTCCGGTACATTGCTTGGTACAGTGAAACAATGGAAGGTTGCTACAGGCAAGTTGGTGCGGGAATTCGATGCCAAAACATTACACACCTACAACGGCGGACAAGCGGTTGATTACGGCGGAATCCGCAGCATGGCGCTCAGCCCCGACGGCCAGCACTTCGCCTGCGGCGGCCTGCATAAGGCGAGTAACCCGCTAGGTGCGGTGAACGAGCCGCTTGTAGAATTGTTTGAATGGGAATCACAAAAGAAGAAGGTCTCGCACTTTTCCGATGGGAAAAAGGGCATCATCTGGCGGGTGGTCTATCATCCCGACGCATTTTTGATCGGGGGTTGCGGCGGCAGCGGCGGCGGCTTGCTGTTCTTTTGGAAACCAGATCAGGACAAACCGTTTCATACCGTTAAGCTTCCCGACACGGTCCGCGATATGGACTTGCATCCCGATGGTCTGCGAATTGCCACAGCGCATTACGACCACCACATCCGCATCAGCAGCATGACGCCCAAGGCTTAA
- a CDS encoding amidohydrolase family protein, with translation MLNRRQFSSSIATGAASLAGMLTMPGLFAAEPAPKRATKYIDVHTHIGSYTDPTKKLTVDGLLTWMDENDIEKAVVLPLTSPESTTFLQLTDTALAAGKAHPDRLIPFCSIDPRQMVGGGVKGLVKIIQAWVDQGAKGFGEHKVGLNFDDPLMMRVYEACQEVGIPLLFHIDNIRGKDVPGLTRLENAVSTFPELNFIGHGPGWWASISGGLDQKQLGGYPKDKVQPGGAIDRLMENYPNIYGDLSAGSGNNSIARDLEFGREFLIRRQDRIMFGTDYLAPGQAVPQFDLFTELKLPADVEQKIFKGNATRVLKLS, from the coding sequence ATGCTCAACCGCCGCCAATTCTCGTCATCGATTGCCACCGGAGCCGCTTCGCTGGCTGGGATGCTCACGATGCCGGGACTATTTGCCGCCGAACCTGCTCCCAAGCGGGCTACGAAATATATCGATGTACATACACACATCGGCAGCTATACCGATCCGACAAAAAAATTGACTGTCGACGGACTGCTGACCTGGATGGACGAAAATGATATCGAAAAAGCGGTTGTACTACCGCTGACTTCTCCCGAATCGACCACGTTCCTGCAATTGACCGACACCGCCCTCGCAGCGGGTAAAGCGCATCCCGATCGCTTGATTCCCTTTTGTTCCATCGACCCGCGGCAAATGGTCGGCGGCGGCGTAAAGGGGTTGGTGAAGATCATACAGGCCTGGGTAGACCAAGGGGCCAAGGGGTTTGGCGAACATAAGGTCGGACTCAACTTCGATGATCCGCTGATGATGCGCGTCTACGAAGCCTGTCAGGAAGTGGGCATTCCGCTGCTGTTTCATATCGACAACATTCGCGGCAAAGACGTGCCCGGATTGACGCGGTTGGAAAATGCGGTCAGCACGTTTCCGGAATTGAACTTCATCGGACATGGACCGGGTTGGTGGGCGTCGATCTCCGGCGGTTTGGATCAAAAACAACTCGGCGGCTACCCCAAAGACAAAGTACAACCCGGAGGCGCCATCGACCGTTTGATGGAAAACTATCCCAACATTTATGGGGACCTCTCCGCCGGATCGGGAAACAATTCCATCGCCCGCGACCTGGAATTCGGCCGCGAATTTCTCATTCGTCGGCAGGACCGGATTATGTTTGGGACCGACTATCTCGCCCCCGGACAAGCCGTTCCGCAATTTGATTTGTTCACCGAATTAAAACTTCCCGCGGACGTTGAGCAGAAGATCTTCAAAGGCAATGCGACCCGCGTCCTCAAACTGAGTTAG
- a CDS encoding Gfo/Idh/MocA family protein, which translates to MPTNPPYGLLLIAGNLTHQENYARALAADPRCHLIGLTDEADIPPRRAELNRMLADELGIPLLPDLAAALARDDVQIVSICAEPERRGRIAAQCARAGKHLYIDKPLGTTIEDARHVVAAVSEAGVTNHLFSLVHTPTAYHAQQIVESGRLGDLSAIHYELMFAKGIAGTADLTRPRQEQAAAERFTFVDSKRELFCVGWYPLIFFPWLTGRRVTSVYATTSNYFFAEHQINNVEDFSCLLLEMEGGLTATVTCGRTGWSSHPSHGFHKIHLVGETDSVDLDAYEPRLEIHNDGPAWRQPAIGHPEDPMGFWSSTQTAGGVQAKTDWLPIQPAVADDAVSFLDCLEQGRPSDVPVALGAHALEVILAGYQSAAEGQPVTIPHES; encoded by the coding sequence ATGCCAACCAATCCACCTTATGGACTGCTATTGATCGCCGGGAACCTGACGCATCAGGAAAACTATGCGCGGGCGCTGGCGGCTGATCCCCGTTGCCATCTGATTGGTTTGACGGATGAAGCAGACATTCCGCCGCGGCGAGCGGAACTGAACCGCATGCTGGCCGATGAATTGGGAATCCCCCTGCTGCCCGATTTGGCTGCGGCGCTAGCGCGTGATGATGTGCAGATTGTCAGCATCTGCGCCGAACCGGAACGTCGTGGACGCATTGCCGCACAGTGCGCGCGGGCGGGAAAACATCTTTACATCGACAAGCCGCTCGGCACGACCATTGAAGACGCGCGCCACGTCGTCGCTGCCGTCAGCGAGGCGGGTGTGACCAATCATCTGTTCAGTTTGGTGCACACCCCCACGGCGTACCACGCGCAGCAGATCGTCGAATCGGGGCGACTGGGGGATTTGTCAGCGATCCACTATGAGCTGATGTTCGCCAAGGGGATAGCCGGAACGGCCGACCTGACCCGTCCGCGCCAGGAACAAGCGGCCGCCGAGCGGTTTACGTTCGTCGACTCTAAACGGGAATTGTTTTGCGTTGGCTGGTATCCGCTGATATTTTTCCCATGGCTCACCGGACGGCGCGTGACGAGCGTCTATGCGACGACGAGTAACTATTTTTTTGCCGAACACCAAATCAACAACGTCGAGGATTTTTCCTGCCTGTTGTTGGAGATGGAAGGGGGACTCACAGCAACCGTCACCTGCGGTCGCACGGGTTGGTCGAGTCATCCCTCGCACGGATTTCACAAAATCCACCTCGTCGGTGAAACGGACTCGGTGGATTTGGATGCGTATGAGCCGCGTTTAGAAATCCACAACGACGGTCCCGCTTGGCGGCAACCGGCGATTGGACATCCCGAAGATCCGATGGGGTTTTGGTCGAGCACGCAAACCGCCGGCGGAGTGCAAGCCAAAACGGATTGGCTGCCCATACAACCGGCGGTCGCGGACGATGCGGTCAGTTTTCTGGATTGCCTGGAGCAAGGCCGCCCGAGCGACGTTCCCGTAGCTCTGGGCGCGCACGCGCTCGAAGTCATTCTGGCCGGTTATCAATCGGCAGCTGAGGGACAACCCGTCACGATTCCCCATGAAAGTTGA
- a CDS encoding cytochrome P460 family protein: MIQRRLTISAVTFAICLGIWTHHGQSDEQPDKKTAAPKYIPQYTDDGELKLPSEFREWIFVGAALGLSYSEHGPYEDEEKFTNVYITPPAYAQFQRIGSFPEKTMLAMAVYRQGKKKPLGKLKLQGAFEGEFLAVELAVKDRANSEDGWTYFDFSPKEGQYALRKSAKAFATNKCYDCHAEHGAVDNVFVQYYPSLRRLQKSTK; this comes from the coding sequence ATGATCCAACGACGACTCACAATCAGCGCGGTTACATTTGCCATTTGTTTGGGAATTTGGACGCATCACGGGCAAAGTGACGAGCAACCCGATAAAAAAACGGCGGCGCCAAAATACATCCCGCAATACACAGACGACGGTGAATTGAAGTTGCCGAGCGAATTTCGCGAATGGATTTTTGTCGGCGCCGCATTGGGGTTGAGTTACTCGGAGCATGGTCCGTACGAAGACGAAGAGAAATTCACCAACGTCTACATCACGCCGCCCGCCTATGCACAATTCCAACGCATCGGCAGCTTCCCCGAAAAAACGATGCTAGCAATGGCCGTCTACCGGCAAGGCAAGAAAAAGCCGCTGGGAAAATTAAAACTACAGGGAGCCTTCGAAGGGGAATTCTTGGCGGTGGAATTGGCCGTCAAAGATCGTGCGAATTCCGAGGACGGTTGGACCTACTTCGACTTCTCACCGAAAGAAGGCCAATACGCACTACGAAAGAGCGCGAAAGCCTTCGCAACCAACAAATGCTACGACTGCCACGCCGAACACGGTGCGGTCGACAACGTCTTTGTGCAGTATTACCCCTCGTTACGTCGCTTGCAGAAGTCGACGAAATAG